From the genome of Bacteroidota bacterium:
ATGGGTGTGACGGCAAACTTGTTTACAGCAATCGTAATCACTCGCGTTGTATTCGACATTATGGTCGACCGCGGTACCACTGAAATCAATTTTGGATAAGATTTAGGAGCAGTATAAGAATGAGAATTTTAGAAAAAACAAATATCGATTTTATGGCTACCAGAAAGATTTGGTATTCCATTTCCTTGGTAGTCATTGTTGCCGGCATTATTGGAGCTTTTATTAGAGGTGTTTCCTTCGGGATCGATTTCCTCGGGGGGACGGAAACTCTCGTCCGTTTTGAAACGGCACCCGCTATCTCCGAAGTTCGCGATGCTGTTCAAGGTGCCGGATTCACCAGCACTGAAATTAAATCATTCGGATCGTCCAGAGATATTTTAATCAGGACACCCGAACAACGAGAAGGAACAACTACTCTCGATGCAATACGCCAAAGTTTGCTGGCAAAGTTTCAAAACAACCATTTCACTATTTTGAAAGAAGATAAGATTGGACCAAAGATCGGCGCAGAATTGAGAACAAACGCGATCTATGCGATTTTTTCTGCTCTGTTGATCATCATGCTCTATGTCGGATTCCGATTCCAATTCATTTATGGACTGGCCGGTGTTATCGCGTTGTTCCATGATGTGATAGCAACATTTGGTATTATCGTTCTATTGAATGGACTCTCCCCCTATCTGAATCTGGAAATTGATCAGAACATTATGGCTGCATTTCTGACCTTGGTCGGGTTTTCCATTAACGATACTGTGGTGATTTTCGACCGCGTTCGTGAGAATTTGAAAACCCATAAGACTGAAGATCTTTCCACAATCATGAACCGTTCCGTGAATGAAACATTAAGCCGTTCCATTATTACAAACGGAACAGTTTTCCTCGTACTGATTGTTCTTGTGATCTTCGGCGGCGAAGTAAATCGCGGATTTGCGTTCACATTCTTTATTGGATCTATCTTGGGGACGTATTCAACAATTTACATCGCTAGTGCAATCGTATTAGATTTTACCCTGCGTCAATCGAAAAAGAAAAAATCGTAACACTTCTTATACTCCCCTTTTTTATCGGAGGGGAGATTTACTACCAACTGCGAGAATCGTATGAAGTTCTCAACAAAAGAATTGAACGAAGTCACCGTCATCAAGATGGAAGGCAGCATGCTTGGCGGACCGGAAGCATCGGAATTAAACAGTGCGCTTCACAAACTGCTCGATGCAAAGAAAAAATTGATCGTCGTTGATCTCGGAGGTGTTTCGTTAATGAATAGTTCCGGACTCGGCATGCTGATCGGTGCCGTAACCACTATGCGTAACGCTGGGGGTAATTTGAAGATTGCTTCTGCCACTGAAAAAGTCTCTCAGGTGTTCAAAATGACCAAAGTGAGTAGTGTTATTGAACTTCATGATACGGTGAAAGGTGCGGTAGAAAGTTTTAAGTAATTATATCGAATATTAGTTTACAATAAAAAAGGCGACAGTTGGTCGCCTTTTTTATTGTCATCCCACTTCTTCAGCATACTTCAGAATAACATCACTCTTACTATCGTATCCCCAACCATCATTTGATCTACTATCTTACTATCTGTTGTATATCCAAATATTGTATAGCGAAAATCTAAATGCGGCGTAGGACAATGCGTGATAAACCATTGAGAACCTTCGGTATCTTTTCCGGAACTGGCCATTCCCACGGCGCCAGTTTTGTATTTACCATGAGGATGCACTTCAGTCCGAATCGAATAGTTTGGTCCCCCACTCCCATTCCCTAACGGATCGCCCCCTTGAATTACAAAATTGCTTACTACGCGATGAAATGAAAGTCCGTCATAGAACTTTTTTTGAGAAAGAAGAATGAAATTTAAAACAGTAAATGGTGCAGCTTCTTTATCAAATGTGATTCGTATCGTTCCTTTCGATGTCGTTACTTCGGCTCCCTTATATTTAGCAAGGAGTGAGATGTCTCCCGGTGAATACAATGGCTTATAACTGTTTGGATTTTTGATAAATTGAATTGGTGAATCTTTACCAGTAATTGATTGATACGCTTTTTCTGCTGCGGTGCGAATAACATTGTTCTGCTCTGATAATCCTTTTTGGACGACAGCAAGAACAGATGAGTCACCGATTTCAGAGAAGACATTCAACAATTCCACCATCGGTTCCAGATCGATCTCTTGCTTCATCCTATTATAGGATGTTATAAGTGCAGAAAGGTAAATTTTTCTAGTCGACTTGGTAAATGATGTATCCTGAAAAGCAACGGCGGCTGAATACGAAATACCGGGATCATTCTTCCCAAACATCAATATCGCTGTTTTCAGAAAATCTTTCTTCACCTGCTCGTTTGACCGTTGTGCGATGATTTGATACGATTCGATACCGGCAATAATTACAAGCGATTGGTTCGATTGAAAAATTGCTTCTTTGATCATCGGAATAGCCTTTTCCGATCGTGTTTCCCCATAGGATCGTACTCTCTGTGCGGAAACAAACGGTAACTCCCCCTTCCAATTTCCAATCAATGGAATGGCACGCTCTCCAAGCCTTTTCGCTATGAACTTTCGTATTTCCTCTCGCACAGAAACAGCGTAATTTTTTGACTGAAGCCTTGCAATCCATTTGGCACTATCGCTGAACGGAGCCTCACTTGGAAACATCCCATCACATGTTGCCATTGCAGTAAGCGCGACATGTTCGTTCTTGTCCGCAATTAAACCTTCAATATCGCTTTTAACGATACTCTTCGTACGCAATGCCCGTATCGCATTTACACGCACACGCCAGTCTTTATCTTTTTTCGCACTTGTTCTTAATCGATCTATAGTGACATTATCATTTAATGCTCCCAACGCAGTAGCACTCCACATCCGGACTGACGTAGAAGTATTTGTGAGCTGGCGATGTAGTTTTTCTTTATGATTATTCGTCACTGTCGTATCATTGATACGCATTAATGCATATGTCGCATTGATAACGCTGTTATTTTCGTATAATAATGTCGCTATAAATTTTGAAGCAGCAATATCCTTCACTTTGCGATTGATAAAACGAATAATCGCCTGAGCAACATACGGTCTCCATTCGATTGGGTAATCTTCCGCTTGCACTACAATTTTTTTCAGGTCATCGGGAGTTCCGCAAAGTCCAATAGCATTAAAATATTCCGATACACAATCATCTTCCCGCTCAACTGCTAAACGTCGAAAAAGAAACGATGTTCCTTTAGGATGGCCCATCATTCCAAGCGCAAAGGCAGCCATAGAACGGACTTTTGGCATATCATCATTCAATAATTGGGCTGCTTCGTCCAGAGCAGTTGTATCCTGAATATTCGCGAATGCCAATAAGGCCAATTCCCGCTCTCGGGCATTCTCTGACTTTAGAAACGAAAATAGCTCAGAAGTTTGTTCAACACGTTTATCTTGAATCGTTCGAATGGTGATGTCATTTCCTGATTGGGGAAACAAGAAGACTGGGATGAGTAATATTTGGAGTATATTTTTCATAGATCATTCCGTCCAACCAGTATTACTCGACACAATCATTTTTAGTGTGGATCATCAGATGGGTAGTTTAAACAAAGCAATTGCATTTGCAGTAGTAGTATTTGCAACAACATCAGTTGAAACATTCAGTGTTTCGGCAATCTTTTGAGCTATAAGGGGGATGTATGATGGTTCGTTTCTTTTCCCGCGAAATGGAACCGGAGTCAAATACGGTGAATCGGTTTCTACCATAACATTGTCCAACCCAATCTGTTTTAGCACGTCGGACATAGTTCCTTTTTTGAACGTGATGGGCCCTGGAAAAGAGACAAGAAATTTATTTTCGAACAATACTGCCGCCTGCGCTGCGTCGCCGGTAAAGCAATGAAACACTCCGCGTTTTCCTTCCCTTTTCCATTCCGAATGTGCATGAGCATGGCGTACAACAATATCAATCGCATCCTGAACAGAATCCCGGGTGTGGACGATAATCGGAAGATCGCGCTGAATAGCAAGTTCTATCTGTTTGGAGAAAATCTCTTTTTGATAGTCGCGCGGCGAAGTATCATAAAAATAATCAATACCGATCTCTCCAATCGCCACCACTTTAGGATGATGCGACATTTCCTCGATCTGTATTAATCGTTCTTCCGTATACTCTTTCAAATCAAGTGGGTGAAAACCAACGGTGACGAACATAGAAGAATATTTTTCAGCCAGCGTTATTGCTTCTTTCGCCGTTTGATGATTCGTTGCCGGTACGATGAAATATTTCACTCCCGCCTCATGTGCCCTTGCAATGACGGCGTCTAAGTCGTTTTTGTAATCTTCGTAAAAAAGATGGCAGTGTGAATCAATAAACATATTTATACCAGAGATACCTTCCCGAAGTCTTTTTCCAGAATGAGAATTTAGAAGCACCTCGAAATATTTGAATTCTTCGGATTTTCAAAAAATCAATCCAAATATTCCGTCGTCCTTCATCGAGTGCAACAGCAAAGAGATATCCCGAATCTCTGACACACTGTTTTATTTTTTCATTCACAAAACCGTGAGGATAGGCAAACGAAATCACTCTTTGTTTCAATTGTTGCTCAATAGTAGATTTTGATTCTGTAATTTCCGCCGTTAATTCTTTGTCGGAGATAAGGTTCATTTTTGGCCTGCTATACGAAGCCGAACCGATCTCAAAACCGTTTGCACTCAATTCTTTCGCCTCTGCAAATGTCAATGGTAGATTCCCATCAGTGCTTGTAAGATTGGTTTGTAGGAAAAATACTCCAGTGAAACCGTATTTTTTTAACAATGGATAAGCAGTAATAAAATTTTCTTTAAAGGAATCGAATGTTAGAATAACCGGTTTGGGAGGTATCGGTGTTTTAAAAGACGCAATCGATTCTAAGTCGTAAAAATTGAGCGGCGTAAAGCCCTTTTCTTTCAGAAATTGAAGTTGAGCCTCAAATTCCGATTGATCTATTGCACGTTCATCTCCATGCGGGATGTCAATACTGGAGAATTTTAATAGACTCGTAAACCGGGGAGTTTGAACAGACGAGGTATTGCTATTTTTGGAAATACGCTGATACGATAATACAGGGATCTCATTAATCCCTTTTTTCTTCGCAATGGCTTCGGTATAAACAACGCTCATCTGCGATGAAACGCTGTTAATCTCAAAATTGTCTTCAATAAATTTTCGTCCCCATTCTCCAGAAAATTTCTCAGGATGCTCCAACAGAGCCAGAATCGATCGGACTGATCTCTCAACATCGATCGGTCGGCGCGCGTCCAGGTCACCAAAGTTTGTCACCAATGCTTCCCGCTCCGTTTCCTCAGAAATGAGCCCCACATAATTTGATTCTCCTATGGAAACAACGGGAACTCCGCAAGCTATCGCTTCCATCGCAACACGGCCGGAACCAATGATGAGATCAGAATTGCGATAAACAAGTTCGACATTATTGCTGAACCCTTTTGCAAAAATGAATTCCGTACCGACTCTCTTATTGGTCATCTCAATAGCGGGTATAATCTTACTCTTTTCGTTCATTCCGCCGATAATATGGAACTCCACATTTTTGTATCGTTCGAATATTTTTGGGAATATCTGTTCCACGATAATCAACAGGGTATCCCCTTTGAATCCTGACAACCGACCAACAAAGGAGACGATTTTCTTAGCGCGTTTTGGAGGAGTATGTTTTTTGAAGTTCCATTTGGTAAGGTCGATCCCGTTATGAACAAGCGAGAGTGAATCCAGTTCGTATTGAAGATCATGATTGAGGTGATCATAGATCGATTTGCAGACCGCAACACGTTTTTCGCCGTATACGGAAAACATTTTGGATGAAAAATGAAGGTGTTGCCTTCCATGAATAGAGGAAACCAAAGGAACATTTCCTTGCCGAGTGGCGAAATAGGATACCCAGCTTGCAGCTCGCGAATGGGCATGAACAACATCAATGTTATTTTTACCGATGAACTCTTTTAAAAAGGAGATATTCTTCCATCGTTGAGCAACATCACGTTTTCCGATGGGATGGGCGATTATCTTTGCGTTGGTATTTGTGTAAAAATTATCCGAAATAATAAATACAGAATGACCATTTGCTATTTGTGTATCCGCTAGTGTTGCTGCAAATGTTTCTGCACCCGTTACCTCAAATTGTGAGAGTACCTGTAAAATATTCACAGGGATCTCCTTCTGGGGTAACGGGCAAGAGCACAGTGAAACACCAATAAGGAATTCGGAGCACTAAAACGTAGATTAAAAGATCTCATTTGTTA
Proteins encoded in this window:
- a CDS encoding peptidylprolyl isomerase yields the protein MKNILQILLIPVFLFPQSGNDITIRTIQDKRVEQTSELFSFLKSENARERELALLAFANIQDTTALDEAAQLLNDDMPKVRSMAAFALGMMGHPKGTSFLFRRLAVEREDDCVSEYFNAIGLCGTPDDLKKIVVQAEDYPIEWRPYVAQAIIRFINRKVKDIAASKFIATLLYENNSVINATYALMRINDTTVTNNHKEKLHRQLTNTSTSVRMWSATALGALNDNVTIDRLRTSAKKDKDWRVRVNAIRALRTKSIVKSDIEGLIADKNEHVALTAMATCDGMFPSEAPFSDSAKWIARLQSKNYAVSVREEIRKFIAKRLGERAIPLIGNWKGELPFVSAQRVRSYGETRSEKAIPMIKEAIFQSNQSLVIIAGIESYQIIAQRSNEQVKKDFLKTAILMFGKNDPGISYSAAVAFQDTSFTKSTRKIYLSALITSYNRMKQEIDLEPMVELLNVFSEIGDSSVLAVVQKGLSEQNNVIRTAAEKAYQSITGKDSPIQFIKNPNSYKPLYSPGDISLLAKYKGAEVTTSKGTIRITFDKEAAPFTVLNFILLSQKKFYDGLSFHRVVSNFVIQGGDPLGNGSGGPNYSIRTEVHPHGKYKTGAVGMASSGKDTEGSQWFITHCPTPHLDFRYTIFGYTTDSKIVDQMMVGDTIVRVMLF
- a CDS encoding STAS domain-containing protein, which produces MKFSTKELNEVTVIKMEGSMLGGPEASELNSALHKLLDAKKKLIVVDLGGVSLMNSSGLGMLIGAVTTMRNAGGNLKIASATEKVSQVFKMTKVSSVIELHDTVKGAVESFK
- a CDS encoding polysaccharide deacetylase family protein, producing MNILQVLSQFEVTGAETFAATLADTQIANGHSVFIISDNFYTNTNAKIIAHPIGKRDVAQRWKNISFLKEFIGKNNIDVVHAHSRAASWVSYFATRQGNVPLVSSIHGRQHLHFSSKMFSVYGEKRVAVCKSIYDHLNHDLQYELDSLSLVHNGIDLTKWNFKKHTPPKRAKKIVSFVGRLSGFKGDTLLIIVEQIFPKIFERYKNVEFHIIGGMNEKSKIIPAIEMTNKRVGTEFIFAKGFSNNVELVYRNSDLIIGSGRVAMEAIACGVPVVSIGESNYVGLISEETEREALVTNFGDLDARRPIDVERSVRSILALLEHPEKFSGEWGRKFIEDNFEINSVSSQMSVVYTEAIAKKKGINEIPVLSYQRISKNSNTSSVQTPRFTSLLKFSSIDIPHGDERAIDQSEFEAQLQFLKEKGFTPLNFYDLESIASFKTPIPPKPVILTFDSFKENFITAYPLLKKYGFTGVFFLQTNLTSTDGNLPLTFAEAKELSANGFEIGSASYSRPKMNLISDKELTAEITESKSTIEQQLKQRVISFAYPHGFVNEKIKQCVRDSGYLFAVALDEGRRNIWIDFLKIRRIQIFRGASKFSFWKKTSGRYLWYKYVY
- the secF gene encoding protein translocase subunit SecF, with amino-acid sequence MRILEKTNIDFMATRKIWYSISLVVIVAGIIGAFIRGVSFGIDFLGGTETLVRFETAPAISEVRDAVQGAGFTSTEIKSFGSSRDILIRTPEQREGTTTLDAIRQSLLAKFQNNHFTILKEDKIGPKIGAELRTNAIYAIFSALLIIMLYVGFRFQFIYGLAGVIALFHDVIATFGIIVLLNGLSPYLNLEIDQNIMAAFLTLVGFSINDTVVIFDRVRENLKTHKTEDLSTIMNRSVNETLSRSIITNGTVFLVLIVLVIFGGEVNRGFAFTFFIGSILGTYSTIYIASAIVLDFTLRQSKKKKS
- a CDS encoding TatD family hydrolase, which codes for MFIDSHCHLFYEDYKNDLDAVIARAHEAGVKYFIVPATNHQTAKEAITLAEKYSSMFVTVGFHPLDLKEYTEERLIQIEEMSHHPKVVAIGEIGIDYFYDTSPRDYQKEIFSKQIELAIQRDLPIIVHTRDSVQDAIDIVVRHAHAHSEWKREGKRGVFHCFTGDAAQAAVLFENKFLVSFPGPITFKKGTMSDVLKQIGLDNVMVETDSPYLTPVPFRGKRNEPSYIPLIAQKIAETLNVSTDVVANTTTANAIALFKLPI